The Myxococcales bacterium genome contains a region encoding:
- a CDS encoding diphthine--ammonia ligase, which translates to MAEKIALAWSGGKDSALALYELRRKNYEVVALLTTITEGYDRISMHGVRETLLIKQSENLGIPLLPVRLPAPCSNEEYETRLRAATTELKNQGIDSVAFGDLFLEDIRRYRENNLAQIGMKALSPLWARNTVRLAEEFIDLGFRAYLTCVDTQALAGEFAGRLYDRSLLAELPPTVDPCGENGEFHTFVFAGPIFSRPIPVRRGEKVLRDDRFQFCDLLPD; encoded by the coding sequence ATGGCGGAAAAAATCGCCCTGGCGTGGAGCGGGGGCAAGGACAGCGCCCTGGCGTTGTACGAGTTGCGCCGCAAGAATTACGAAGTAGTCGCGCTGTTGACCACGATCACCGAAGGGTACGATCGGATCAGCATGCACGGCGTGCGCGAAACGCTGCTGATCAAGCAAAGCGAAAACCTGGGCATCCCGCTGCTGCCCGTTCGCCTTCCGGCGCCCTGTTCGAACGAGGAATACGAAACCCGCCTGCGGGCGGCCACCACCGAATTGAAAAACCAAGGCATCGACAGCGTGGCCTTCGGCGATTTGTTTCTCGAGGACATTCGCCGGTATCGCGAGAACAACCTGGCGCAAATCGGCATGAAGGCGCTGTCGCCGCTGTGGGCGCGCAATACCGTCCGACTGGCGGAGGAGTTCATCGACCTGGGCTTCCGCGCTTATCTCACCTGCGTCGATACGCAAGCGCTGGCGGGCGAATTCGCCGGCCGCCTCTACGACCGCTCGTTGCTGGCCGAACTGCCCCCGACCGTCGACCCCTGTGGCGAAAACGGCGAGTTTCACACCTTCGTTTTCGCGGGACCGATTTTTTCCCGGCCGATCCCGGTGCGCCGCGGCGAGAAAGTGTTGCGCGACGATCGTTTCCAGTTCTGCGATCTGCTGCCGGATTAA
- the pcnB gene encoding polynucleotide adenylyltransferase PcnB, whose product MLGWLRRWRKPKTDSPAPTNTTPDAASPPVKPSPPRAPQPAAPAIPASEPLIIPRPEHTLSRRDISVNTLKVMGRLIQHGYKAYLVGGGIRDVLIHKRPKDFDVVTDAKPEQVRALFRNSRLIGRRFRLVHVFFRDGEIIEVSTFRRGVDFDVESDGPVQEENTFGTPAEDAHRRDLTINALYYDLQNFAIYDYVGGMADLKNGVIRVIGDPVTRFHEDPIRMMRAVRHSAGTGFAIEPRTREAIRECAAEIAKVNPSRRRDEFLRELVEGRSRKSLEIMLDLGLLGRIMPTIRRVFGDDGGRPEVREHFFRNLAAVDEAIARGKEVPFPVILAALMSPLVAAQNFPAQVEDPRRLRGFLSAAVRSFVKPILAEIGVSKANAEAAALLLAGQSQLERAISYGPQIPKHILRKSYFVPGLMLYQIERRHTGERLPKPLFQAGLDQNALLFVEASPNKKRRRPHRSRNRTARAKTGTPETPAAAPAEQPPKNQPPASPPDDSLRFKHSE is encoded by the coding sequence TTGCTCGGATGGTTGCGCCGCTGGAGAAAACCCAAGACCGATTCGCCCGCCCCGACGAATACGACACCGGACGCCGCATCGCCGCCCGTGAAACCGTCGCCGCCCCGCGCCCCTCAACCGGCCGCGCCGGCGATTCCGGCGAGCGAGCCCCTGATCATTCCGCGCCCGGAACACACGCTCAGCCGCCGCGACATCAGCGTCAACACGCTCAAGGTGATGGGCCGGCTGATCCAGCACGGCTACAAGGCGTATCTTGTCGGCGGCGGCATCCGCGACGTGCTGATCCACAAACGGCCGAAGGATTTCGACGTCGTCACCGACGCCAAGCCGGAGCAGGTGCGGGCGCTGTTCCGCAACAGCCGGCTGATCGGCCGCCGCTTCCGCCTGGTGCACGTCTTTTTCCGCGACGGTGAGATCATCGAGGTTTCCACCTTCCGGCGGGGCGTCGATTTCGACGTCGAGAGCGACGGTCCGGTGCAGGAGGAAAACACCTTCGGGACGCCGGCCGAGGACGCGCACCGGCGCGACCTGACGATCAACGCCCTCTACTACGACCTGCAGAACTTCGCCATCTACGATTACGTCGGCGGCATGGCCGATCTGAAAAACGGGGTCATCCGCGTGATCGGCGACCCGGTGACGCGGTTCCACGAGGACCCGATCCGGATGATGCGCGCCGTGCGCCACAGCGCGGGAACGGGCTTCGCCATCGAACCACGAACCCGCGAGGCGATCCGCGAATGCGCGGCGGAAATCGCCAAGGTCAACCCGTCGCGGCGGCGCGACGAATTTTTGCGCGAGCTGGTCGAGGGGCGCAGCCGGAAGAGCCTGGAAATCATGCTCGACCTGGGCCTGCTCGGCCGGATCATGCCGACGATCCGCCGGGTGTTCGGCGACGACGGCGGCCGGCCCGAGGTGCGTGAGCATTTCTTCCGCAACCTCGCCGCGGTGGACGAGGCGATCGCGCGGGGCAAGGAAGTGCCGTTCCCGGTGATCCTCGCCGCGCTGATGTCGCCGCTGGTGGCGGCGCAGAATTTCCCCGCCCAGGTCGAAGATCCGCGGCGCCTGCGCGGCTTCCTGTCCGCCGCCGTCCGGAGCTTCGTCAAGCCGATTCTGGCCGAGATCGGCGTCAGCAAGGCCAACGCCGAAGCCGCCGCGCTGCTGTTGGCCGGGCAATCGCAACTCGAACGCGCCATTTCGTACGGGCCACAGATACCCAAGCACATCCTGCGCAAATCCTATTTCGTGCCCGGTTTGATGCTCTACCAGATCGAACGGCGGCACACCGGCGAACGCTTGCCCAAGCCGCTTTTTCAAGCTGGGCTGGATCAGAACGCCTTGTTGTTCGTCGAAGCCTCGCCGAATAAAAAACGCCGGCGCCCGCACCGGAGCCGCAATCGCACCGCGCGCGCCAAGACCGGAACGCCGGAAACGCCGGCCGCCGCGCCCGCCGAACAACCGCCGAAAAATCAGCCGCCGGCTTCGCCGCCGGACGATTCCCTGCGGTTCAAGCACTCCGAGTAG
- a CDS encoding signal peptidase I, translating to MEFLVAIVYLAVVVFIIAGCWKVFTKAGKPGWACLIPIYNIIVLLEIVGKPVWWFILLLIPIVNFIIAIILNLALAKAFGKGGGFAAGLIFLPFIFIPILGFGSAQYQGAPA from the coding sequence ATGGAATTTCTGGTCGCGATCGTCTATTTAGCGGTGGTCGTTTTCATTATCGCCGGTTGCTGGAAGGTATTCACCAAAGCGGGAAAACCCGGGTGGGCCTGCCTCATTCCGATTTATAACATCATCGTGTTGCTGGAAATCGTCGGTAAACCCGTCTGGTGGTTCATTTTGCTGCTCATTCCGATCGTGAATTTCATCATCGCCATCATTCTCAACCTGGCGTTGGCCAAGGCTTTCGGCAAAGGCGGCGGGTTCGCGGCCGGTTTGATCTTCCTGCCGTTCATTTTCATCCCGATTCTGGGATTCGGTAGCGCTCAATACCAGGGCGCGCCTGCCTGA
- a CDS encoding AAA family ATPase — MSNVRHVRTSATQYYFTAFDYQQIVAKMREEFARVADKVIGRDLIIMQFACALLTRQHLMLLGRTGIAKSLLANELFEIFKASGAKTFSIKASVEDTKDNYFGPIDIPRYRDEGVKVRRTRGSVLEADFAFLDELFDTNEQILRDIMLLLSDRMLFEGSERYHARLHTCMAASNYLRLNEVTEAVVDRFAYRSVIASESDAFTQYRIDRSFMGMQGKGRGPMKPISRDEIDYLSRVVCGEVGDINIEVSDEVLYLKNIILRYFIDRMKKAKGGYYISPRRQALVINHLRAWALLDGRTKVEEKDLPQMNMMLCMVGADDEEEKIFAKTAEETIRYLHSDETFRKQLVLLTTVLNVIEILKANPKRAETINLEALGVVPPQKGWKEELAAKLTRQDDLSVTVEQLRKILADLKPANLYIQELADGCHKQLRELSALHLSGDGATFWKR, encoded by the coding sequence ATGTCCAACGTCAGGCATGTTCGTACGTCAGCGACGCAGTATTACTTCACCGCGTTCGACTATCAGCAGATCGTCGCCAAGATGCGCGAGGAATTCGCGCGGGTGGCCGACAAGGTCATCGGCCGCGACCTGATCATCATGCAGTTCGCCTGCGCGCTGTTGACCCGCCAGCACTTGATGTTGCTGGGCCGCACGGGCATCGCCAAATCCTTGCTGGCCAACGAATTGTTTGAAATCTTCAAGGCTTCCGGCGCGAAAACCTTCAGCATCAAGGCCTCGGTGGAGGACACCAAGGACAATTATTTCGGCCCGATCGACATCCCCCGTTACCGCGACGAGGGCGTCAAGGTGCGGCGGACACGCGGCTCGGTCCTCGAGGCCGATTTCGCGTTCCTCGACGAGTTGTTCGACACCAACGAGCAAATCCTGCGCGACATCATGTTGCTGCTTTCCGACCGGATGCTGTTCGAGGGCAGCGAGCGCTACCATGCCCGGCTGCACACCTGCATGGCCGCCTCCAATTACCTGCGCCTCAACGAGGTGACCGAGGCCGTGGTCGACCGCTTCGCCTACCGCAGCGTCATCGCCTCGGAATCCGACGCCTTCACGCAGTACCGCATCGACCGGTCGTTCATGGGCATGCAGGGCAAGGGGCGCGGGCCGATGAAGCCGATTTCCCGCGACGAGATCGACTACCTGTCGCGCGTCGTCTGCGGCGAGGTCGGCGACATCAACATCGAGGTCAGCGACGAGGTCCTGTACCTGAAAAACATCATCCTGCGCTACTTCATCGACCGCATGAAGAAGGCGAAGGGCGGCTACTACATCAGCCCGCGCCGCCAGGCGTTGGTCATCAACCACCTGCGCGCCTGGGCGCTGCTCGACGGCCGGACGAAGGTCGAGGAAAAAGACCTGCCGCAGATGAACATGATGTTGTGCATGGTCGGCGCCGACGACGAGGAAGAGAAGATCTTCGCCAAGACGGCGGAAGAGACGATCCGCTATCTGCACAGCGACGAGACCTTCCGCAAGCAGCTCGTGCTGCTGACCACCGTGCTCAACGTGATCGAGATTCTCAAGGCCAACCCGAAGCGCGCCGAGACGATCAACCTCGAAGCGCTGGGCGTCGTGCCGCCGCAGAAGGGCTGGAAGGAAGAACTGGCCGCGAAACTGACGCGCCAGGACGACCTGTCGGTGACGGTCGAGCAGTTGCGCAAGATCCTGGCCGACCTCAAGCCGGCCAACCTGTACATCCAGGAGTTGGCCGACGGTTGCCACAAGCAACTGCGCGAGTTGTCGGCGCTGCACCTTTCCGGTGACGGCGCCACGTTCTGGAAACGCTGA
- a CDS encoding copper-translocating P-type ATPase — translation MVTKTDPEGVTRLELPIAGMHCAACALKVEKGLAAAPGVTTAVVNYATQQATVNCQPDHASLADLVKTVENSGYRVATASARLPIAGIHCAGCVARIEKALAAVPGVVKAAVNLATSEATIEFLPNLAGLGDLKKAVAAAGDYRVLETGPAEVADPLEAIRNRELTDLKRKLAIGVVLTTVLMAAHFRDHLSMLLAVSPQAMHYLEFLLALPVYLYVGWQFHRGALIALRHWSADMNTLVSVGTTAAFAYSAIATFRPSLFAALQEGMPPVYYETAAMIITLILLGRLLEARAKGRTGAAIKKLIGFSPKTARVLRQGEEIETPIEDVVAGETIVIRPGERLPVDGTVLDGASAVDESMLTGESLPVDKTPGSAVFGGTLNKNGSFRFRAEKVGRDTVLAQIVRIVQEAQGSKAPIQRLADRIAGVFVPIVMSLAGLTFLVWYSLGPEPALTRALLSFVAVLIIACPCAMGLATPTAIMVGTGKGAEYGILIKGGPALEQAHRLTAVVFDKTGTLTRGEPSLTDVLPLGGRSREEVLAIAAGAEKPSEHPLSLAILDAARETGLTVPKAEQFEVLPGRGIRAGWDSRRYFLGNEAFIAEQFALPDEAAAQYAALAAQGKTPMILADERQVLGLLAVADTLKPDARQAVEALQKMGLAVWMITGDNRRTAEAIARSAGIDHVLAEVLPGQKADKIRELQQDGQVVAMVGDGINDAPALAAADVGIALGSGTDVAMESGDITLMHGSLSGVERAIALSRRTVRTIKQNLFWAFFYNVIGIPIAAGILYPFFGIQLQPMFAAAAMAMSSVSVVTNSLQLRGIRLDVPSLPRPGDG, via the coding sequence ATGGTTACGAAAACCGACCCGGAAGGCGTCACGCGCCTGGAGTTGCCGATCGCGGGCATGCATTGCGCGGCTTGCGCGCTCAAGGTCGAGAAAGGCCTGGCGGCGGCCCCGGGGGTGACCACCGCGGTGGTCAATTACGCGACGCAACAAGCCACGGTGAACTGCCAACCCGACCACGCCTCGCTCGCGGATCTGGTGAAAACGGTCGAAAACTCCGGCTATCGGGTGGCGACCGCCAGCGCCCGCTTGCCGATCGCGGGCATCCACTGCGCGGGTTGCGTGGCGCGGATCGAAAAAGCGCTCGCGGCCGTTCCCGGCGTGGTGAAGGCGGCGGTCAACCTGGCGACCTCGGAAGCGACGATCGAATTTCTGCCGAATCTGGCCGGTTTGGGCGATCTCAAGAAAGCCGTGGCGGCGGCGGGCGATTATCGCGTCCTGGAAACCGGCCCGGCGGAAGTCGCCGACCCGCTCGAAGCCATCCGCAACCGCGAATTGACTGACCTCAAGCGCAAGCTGGCGATCGGTGTGGTGCTGACCACCGTATTGATGGCGGCACATTTCCGGGATCACCTGTCCATGTTGCTGGCCGTGTCGCCGCAAGCCATGCATTACCTGGAATTTCTCCTGGCCCTGCCCGTTTATCTGTACGTCGGCTGGCAATTCCATCGCGGCGCCCTGATCGCCCTGCGGCACTGGTCGGCCGACATGAACACCCTCGTCTCCGTGGGCACTACCGCCGCGTTTGCCTACAGCGCGATCGCCACGTTCCGCCCGTCGCTGTTCGCCGCGCTGCAGGAAGGTATGCCGCCGGTTTACTACGAGACCGCCGCGATGATCATCACTTTGATATTACTCGGCCGGCTGCTCGAAGCCCGCGCCAAGGGCCGGACCGGCGCGGCGATCAAAAAGCTGATCGGCTTCTCGCCCAAGACAGCCCGCGTCTTGCGGCAAGGAGAGGAAATCGAGACGCCGATCGAGGACGTCGTCGCCGGCGAGACGATCGTCATCCGCCCGGGCGAGCGCCTGCCGGTCGACGGCACGGTGCTCGACGGCGCCAGCGCGGTGGACGAATCGATGCTGACCGGCGAAAGCCTGCCCGTGGACAAGACACCGGGCAGCGCGGTGTTCGGCGGCACGCTCAATAAAAACGGCAGTTTCCGCTTCCGCGCCGAAAAAGTGGGCCGCGACACGGTGCTGGCGCAAATCGTGCGCATCGTCCAGGAAGCCCAGGGCAGCAAAGCGCCGATCCAACGCCTAGCCGACCGGATCGCCGGGGTCTTCGTGCCGATCGTCATGTCCTTGGCCGGGTTGACCTTTCTCGTCTGGTATTCCCTCGGCCCCGAACCGGCGTTGACCCGCGCTCTGCTGAGTTTCGTCGCGGTGCTGATCATCGCCTGCCCCTGCGCCATGGGCCTGGCGACGCCGACCGCGATCATGGTCGGCACCGGCAAGGGCGCCGAGTACGGCATTCTGATCAAGGGCGGGCCGGCGCTCGAACAGGCGCACCGCCTGACGGCCGTCGTTTTCGACAAGACCGGCACGCTGACGCGCGGCGAACCCTCGCTGACCGACGTTTTACCGCTGGGCGGACGGTCGCGCGAGGAGGTGCTGGCGATCGCGGCCGGCGCGGAAAAGCCGAGTGAGCATCCGCTGAGTCTGGCGATCCTCGACGCAGCGCGCGAGACCGGATTGACGGTGCCAAAGGCGGAACAGTTCGAGGTACTGCCCGGTCGCGGCATTCGCGCCGGGTGGGACAGCCGCCGTTATTTCCTTGGCAACGAAGCCTTCATCGCCGAGCAGTTCGCCCTTCCTGACGAAGCGGCGGCGCAATACGCCGCGCTTGCCGCGCAGGGCAAAACCCCGATGATTCTGGCCGACGAGCGGCAGGTTCTGGGACTGCTGGCGGTCGCCGACACCCTCAAGCCCGACGCCCGGCAGGCCGTCGAGGCGCTGCAAAAAATGGGCCTCGCTGTCTGGATGATCACCGGTGACAACCGCCGCACCGCCGAGGCCATCGCCCGGTCGGCCGGGATCGACCATGTTCTGGCCGAAGTTTTGCCTGGCCAAAAAGCCGACAAGATCCGTGAGTTGCAGCAGGACGGCCAGGTAGTGGCGATGGTCGGCGACGGCATCAACGATGCGCCGGCACTCGCGGCGGCCGATGTCGGTATCGCCCTGGGTTCGGGCACGGACGTCGCGATGGAATCGGGCGACATCACCCTGATGCACGGTTCGCTGAGCGGGGTCGAGCGGGCGATCGCGCTCAGCCGGCGGACGGTGCGGACCATCAAGCAGAACCTGTTTTGGGCGTTTTTCTACAACGTCATCGGCATTCCGATCGCCGCCGGGATTCTCTACCCGTTTTTCGGGATCCAACTGCAACCGATGTTCGCTGCGGCCGCGATGGCGATGAGTTCGGTTTCGGTGGTGACCAATAGTCTGCAGCTGCGGGGTATTCGCTTGGATGTGCCTTCGCTCCCCCGGCCGGGAGACGGGTGA
- a CDS encoding PAS domain S-box protein, protein MTDLKKNPDGNGGSLSNQEPGRLTEAIRRPSTESEDHLRLYNEYGSEVIFIVSKELVILDVTPSVEKHLSCRREELIGRNIKDLADSFGVLSEEMTSAAVENVNRFIADPNLALSFYEFTAGDGRQRITSTTKFPLVREGEVIGYISVARDETERIQAERELKQSRANYEAIFNAVNDAIFIHEVETGDIVDFNQRVVELYGISPEEKGRLSMDRIVNLPPPFSAADSQNWIRKAITEGPQCFEWLAQDKAGRRFWMEVSLKLTEIGGVPRVLAVVRDIERQKSVETAIRNAERQQADLINFLPDATFAIDTAGKVIAWNKAMVEMTGIPPEQVLGKGDYCYAIPFYGKAQPILIDLLLKDDPQIETKYTFLTREKDTRIAEVVAPALGAGDRHLWALARALFDAQGNIIGAIESIRDITDIRRHQAALHENELRYRTLFEMAHDAIFLLHGKHFVECNSKTMEMFGGAKEDLIGKTIDHFSPLRQPDGMESAEKCEEKIQLALQWRPQTFEWLFQRLDGMIFPAEVSLSGIELAGQRFLLAIVRDIADLKRSIAALSESEGKFRALAENSPDAVLRFDTQQRILYANEAVERLAGLPTADLFGVRIEDLSLPTPLKQMWTEAIQKVVATAAPYRFEFSFPNGTWVDWILIPEINPDGKVAAVTTSARDITSRRQAETERTKLEEQLRHSQKMEAIGRLAGGVAHDFNNILTGILGYTEILQLSLQQEDPLLEHVAEIRRAGEHAASLTQQLLAFSRKQIIIPRLVDLNELVANSQRMLGRIIGEDIELRFVAGPDLAQVKIDPHQVDQILVNLVVNARDAMPSGGQLAIETTNIDLDIQFGHLHPDIEPGRYIMLSIHDTGHGMDEETKKRIFEPFFTTKENGTGLGLATVYGIVKQNGGSISVYSEPGMGSTFKIYLPRVESAPTGEERPVRDKPPTGHETILIAEDENMVRSLAKTVLSMHGYKILEARNGGEAFLLCKKHGEKIDLLLTDIIMPNMNGKELYEQLRQLRPDLRVLFMSGYTEKIIAEQGVLDESVNFLPKPFTIESLTKKVRETLDQPRPN, encoded by the coding sequence ATGACTGACTTGAAAAAAAATCCGGACGGAAACGGCGGATCCCTATCCAACCAGGAACCGGGCCGCCTCACCGAAGCCATTCGGCGACCGTCGACCGAATCCGAAGACCATCTGCGTCTGTACAATGAGTACGGCTCCGAGGTCATCTTTATCGTCTCGAAAGAGTTGGTCATCCTTGATGTCACCCCATCCGTTGAAAAACACCTGAGCTGCCGACGCGAGGAATTGATCGGCCGGAACATCAAGGATCTGGCCGACTCCTTCGGCGTACTCAGCGAGGAAATGACCAGCGCCGCCGTTGAGAACGTCAACCGGTTTATCGCTGACCCGAATCTCGCCCTCTCCTTTTATGAATTCACCGCCGGCGACGGCAGGCAGCGGATCACCTCGACGACCAAATTCCCCCTCGTTCGGGAAGGCGAGGTGATCGGCTACATTTCCGTCGCCCGGGACGAGACGGAACGCATTCAAGCCGAGCGCGAGTTGAAACAGTCGCGGGCCAATTACGAGGCGATTTTCAACGCGGTCAACGACGCCATTTTCATCCACGAGGTCGAAACCGGGGATATCGTCGATTTCAATCAGCGGGTTGTCGAGCTCTACGGCATTTCCCCGGAGGAAAAAGGCCGGCTTTCGATGGACCGCATCGTCAACTTGCCGCCGCCTTTTTCGGCGGCTGATTCCCAAAACTGGATCCGTAAAGCGATCACCGAAGGGCCGCAATGTTTTGAATGGCTGGCGCAAGATAAAGCCGGCCGCCGTTTCTGGATGGAAGTCTCGCTCAAGCTGACGGAAATCGGCGGCGTGCCGCGGGTGTTGGCGGTGGTCCGTGACATCGAACGGCAAAAGTCGGTCGAGACGGCGATTCGCAACGCCGAGCGGCAACAGGCCGACCTGATCAATTTCCTGCCGGATGCGACTTTCGCGATCGACACCGCGGGCAAGGTCATCGCCTGGAACAAGGCGATGGTGGAAATGACCGGCATCCCGCCGGAACAAGTGCTGGGCAAAGGCGATTACTGCTACGCGATTCCCTTTTACGGTAAAGCGCAGCCGATCCTCATCGACCTGTTGTTGAAAGACGACCCGCAAATCGAAACCAAATACACCTTCCTCACGCGGGAAAAGGATACGCGGATCGCCGAGGTGGTCGCCCCGGCGTTGGGGGCCGGCGATCGCCATCTTTGGGCCTTGGCCCGCGCTCTGTTCGACGCGCAAGGGAATATCATCGGGGCCATCGAATCGATCCGCGACATTACCGATATCCGCCGCCATCAGGCCGCCTTGCACGAAAACGAATTGCGGTACCGCACTCTTTTTGAAATGGCCCACGACGCCATTTTCCTGCTGCACGGCAAGCATTTCGTCGAGTGCAATTCCAAAACAATGGAAATGTTCGGCGGCGCCAAAGAGGATTTGATCGGCAAGACCATCGATCATTTTTCGCCGCTCCGGCAACCGGACGGGATGGAATCGGCGGAAAAATGCGAGGAAAAGATTCAACTGGCGCTGCAGTGGCGGCCGCAGACTTTCGAGTGGCTGTTTCAGCGGCTCGACGGGATGATCTTCCCGGCGGAAGTTTCCCTCAGCGGCATCGAATTGGCCGGTCAGCGTTTTTTGCTGGCGATCGTCCGCGATATCGCCGATTTGAAGCGCTCCATCGCCGCCCTGAGCGAAAGCGAGGGAAAATTCCGGGCGCTCGCCGAAAATTCCCCGGACGCGGTGCTGCGCTTCGACACACAGCAGCGCATTCTCTACGCCAATGAAGCGGTGGAGCGGCTTGCGGGATTGCCGACGGCGGACCTTTTCGGGGTCCGGATCGAGGACCTTTCGCTGCCGACTCCGCTCAAGCAAATGTGGACCGAGGCCATACAAAAAGTCGTGGCGACAGCGGCGCCTTACCGCTTTGAGTTTTCCTTTCCGAACGGCACCTGGGTGGACTGGATCCTCATTCCGGAAATCAATCCGGATGGCAAAGTCGCCGCGGTGACCACGTCGGCGCGCGACATCACTTCCCGCCGCCAGGCTGAAACCGAACGAACCAAATTGGAAGAGCAACTGCGGCATTCGCAGAAGATGGAAGCCATCGGCCGGCTGGCGGGCGGCGTAGCCCACGACTTCAACAACATTCTGACCGGCATTCTGGGATATACCGAGATTCTCCAGCTGTCGCTGCAGCAGGAAGATCCGCTGCTGGAACACGTCGCCGAAATCCGCCGCGCGGGCGAACATGCCGCCAGTCTGACCCAGCAATTGCTGGCGTTCAGCCGCAAACAGATCATCATTCCACGGCTGGTCGACCTCAACGAACTGGTCGCCAATTCACAACGCATGCTGGGCCGCATTATCGGCGAGGACATCGAACTTCGCTTTGTCGCCGGTCCGGATTTGGCGCAAGTGAAGATCGATCCGCACCAGGTGGACCAGATCCTGGTCAACCTGGTCGTCAACGCGCGGGACGCCATGCCGTCCGGCGGCCAATTGGCGATCGAAACCACCAACATCGACCTGGACATTCAATTCGGGCACTTGCACCCCGACATCGAGCCCGGGCGTTACATCATGCTGTCCATCCATGACACCGGGCACGGCATGGACGAGGAAACGAAAAAGCGCATCTTCGAGCCGTTTTTCACCACCAAGGAAAACGGCACCGGCCTGGGTCTGGCCACCGTTTACGGGATCGTCAAACAGAACGGCGGTTCGATCAGCGTTTATTCCGAACCGGGGATGGGCTCGACCTTCAAAATCTATCTGCCGCGCGTCGAAAGCGCGCCGACCGGCGAGGAACGTCCGGTTCGCGACAAGCCGCCGACCGGCCACGAGACCATTCTGATCGCCGAAGACGAAAACATGGTGCGCAGCCTGGCCAAGACCGTTTTGTCGATGCACGGCTACAAGATCCTGGAGGCCCGCAACGGCGGCGAGGCGTTCCTGTTGTGTAAAAAGCACGGTGAAAAAATCGATTTGCTGCTGACCGATATCATCATGCCGAACATGAACGGCAAGGAACTGTACGAGCAATTGCGCCAGTTGCGGCCCGACCTGCGGGTGCTTTTCATGTCGGGGTACACCGAAAAAATCATCGCCGAGCAAGGGGTGCTGGACGAGTCGGTCAATTTTTTACCCAAACCGTTCACCATCGAGTCGCTGACGAAAAAAGTCCGCGAAACCCTGGATCAACCGCGCCCGAATTAA
- a CDS encoding exo-alpha-sialidase, whose protein sequence is MHSPGFRWLLLCLIGGLVVFGWACTDAEDNADDDNDAGDDDTGESDDDDDDDNDNDNDNDDDNDDVYFAEQDLYVNHVDGYPVFRIPSVIETTQGTLLAFCEGRDSILDDGNIDIVLKRSFDDGLTWTALQVVIDNDLDTAGNPAPVVDRDTGTIWLPYCTNPAHDMNNRRVFITSSEDDGETWAAPIEITEMTRQNDWTWNATGPGRSIQLRSGRFVVPGNHRTTGGESHSHILYSDDGLDWRIGGILGPDTDESQVAELDDGSLIINMRDLSAEHRRQIARSDDEGLTWSATTYDDALPDPSCQGSLLQTPYGLLFSNPVGEVEILRHDLTVRLSEDGGETWAASKLLHPGPSAYSALSILPDGRLGCLYENGPIPFLPYKKITWAVFSAAWLRE, encoded by the coding sequence ATGCATTCGCCTGGTTTTCGTTGGTTGCTGCTTTGCCTGATCGGCGGTTTGGTGGTGTTCGGGTGGGCCTGCACCGATGCCGAGGACAATGCCGACGACGATAACGACGCCGGCGATGACGACACCGGCGAAAGCGACGACGACGATGACGACGACAACGATAACGATAATGATAACGACGACGACAACGACGACGTGTACTTCGCCGAGCAGGATCTGTACGTCAACCACGTCGACGGCTACCCGGTTTTCCGCATCCCGTCGGTGATCGAAACGACCCAGGGCACGCTGCTCGCCTTCTGCGAAGGGCGCGACAGCATCCTGGACGACGGCAACATCGACATCGTGCTGAAACGGAGTTTCGACGACGGACTGACGTGGACGGCGCTCCAGGTCGTCATCGACAACGACCTCGACACGGCCGGCAATCCGGCCCCGGTCGTCGACCGCGACACCGGCACTATTTGGCTGCCTTATTGCACCAACCCGGCACACGACATGAACAACCGTCGGGTATTCATCACCTCCAGCGAGGACGACGGCGAAACCTGGGCCGCGCCGATTGAAATCACCGAAATGACGCGACAGAACGATTGGACCTGGAACGCGACCGGGCCGGGCCGCAGCATCCAGTTGCGGAGCGGCCGGTTCGTGGTGCCCGGCAACCACCGCACGACGGGCGGCGAGTCGCATTCACACATCCTTTACAGCGACGACGGCCTTGATTGGCGGATCGGCGGCATCCTCGGCCCGGACACCGACGAGTCGCAGGTAGCCGAACTAGACGACGGCAGCCTGATCATCAACATGCGGGATCTGTCCGCCGAACACCGCCGCCAGATCGCCCGCAGCGACGACGAGGGCCTGACCTGGTCGGCGACGACCTACGACGATGCCCTGCCCGACCCCTCATGCCAGGGCAGCCTGCTGCAAACGCCGTACGGATTGCTCTTTTCCAACCCGGTGGGGGAAGTTGAAATCCTGCGCCACGATCTGACCGTCCGGCTGAGCGAGGACGGCGGCGAAACCTGGGCCGCTTCCAAGTTACTGCACCCCGGGCCGTCGGCTTATTCCGCGTTGTCGATCTTGCCCGACGGCCGCCTCGGCTGCCTTTACGAGAACGGCCCGATCCCGTTTCTGCCCTACAAGAAAATCACCTGGGCCGTTTTTTCCGCGGCTTGGCTGCGGGAATAG